From Leptolyngbyaceae cyanobacterium:
TTTTAGGATTCTTCCCCTTCCTCTTCTTCTTCTTCCTTGGCAGGATAGACAAAGCTAGACCGCCCTGAAAGAATTGATTTGCCTAAGCTGAGGGCTTTTTGTGCCTGTACTGCTGCTTTATGTCTCCAAGTTGCTCTACGTTTGTCGCGTTTTGATTTTGATGTTTTCTTCTTAGGAACCGCCATGATGAATCAGTCTGCTAAAGATAGACAGCCTTCCTATTTTAGGGTATCTTTAACAGATTGGGTAAAAAAAATCAGTTATAGCTGGGGACTAAAGGCTAGGGGAAAAA
This genomic window contains:
- the rpmF gene encoding 50S ribosomal protein L32, which produces MAVPKKKTSKSKRDKRRATWRHKAAVQAQKALSLGKSILSGRSSFVYPAKEEEEEEGEES